From Streptomyces sp. SCSIO 75703:
CCGCGGGCGGCGCCGGCAGCTCGGCGGCGGACCGGATCCACTGCAGGCTCGGCAGTTCCCGGGCGGCGGGGCCGAGCAGGTCGACGCGGTCCTGGTCGGCGTAGAGGCCGACCGGTGTCGTCTGCTCGATCAGGGAGACCGCGATGGCCCGCGAGGCGTTGGAGTTGACGAGCAGGGCGACCGCGCCGATCTGGGCGAGGGCGTAGAAGTGCAGGGAGTAGGCGATGGAGTCCTCGAACCAGACGGCGACGCGGTCCCGGGGCCGCACGCCCTGCTCCCGGTACCAGGCCGACCAGCTCTGGGCGAGCGCGTCGAACTCGGCGAGGCTGAAGTCCTGCGCGGACCCGCCGTCCGGGGTGGCGATGGGGCGCGTGGCGTGGATGAACGGCACGTCCGGGCGCGGGTTCACGGCGAGGGCCTTGCGCAGCAGGTTGCCGCCGCCGATCGAGCTGTCGGCGGCCACGGCCGCGCGCTGCTCCGGCGTGAGGACGGTCGGGGCGAATGTGGTCATGAGGCACCTTTTCGGTGTTCCGGTTCGGACGTCGATGCGAAGGGGTGCGGGGCCCGGCCGGGCGGGCCCGGGTCGTGTGCCGGGCGGGCCGAAGTGCCGTGCGGGCTCCGGGGTGTGCGGGAGGCGCGGGCGCGCCTCAGACGTGCTGGAAGAGACGGGCGCAGGTGTCCCGGTGGTGGTCGAGGCCGGTTCCGAGTGCGGCGCGGGCGTCGGCCAGCAGCGCGGTGAACGCGGCGGCGTCGCCGGTGGCCTCCGCGAGCCGCCGCAGCGCCTCGTCGAGGGCCGAACGGGCCGCTGCCGCCTCGGGGTTGGCCCCCTGCACGTCCCCGTACACCTCCGGGGAACCGGAGGTGATCCGGGCGAGCAGGGCGAGCAGGGTGTTGGCGGGCGGCGGCGCGAGGGCGGCCACGTCCGCGACGGGCACGTCGAGGGCGCGCAGGGCGAGTCCGAAGCCGAGGACCGCGGCGTGGGGCAGCGCCTGCACGGCCGCGGCGATCCTGTCGTGCTCCCGCGCGCCGACGCGCACGATCCGCGCGCCCCACTCCTCCACGAGGCGCAGCACCTCCCCGGCGCGCGGCCCGTCGTGGCCGACGACGGCCGCGACCGGGCGGCCCTCGAAGCCGAGCGAGGGCGCGAACATGGGGTTGAGGCCGACGGCCTGGACGCCGGGCGCCGCGTCACGGACGGCGCGCGTGATCGGCTGCTTGACGGACAGGGTGTCCACGAGCACGGCGTCGGGGCGCAGTTCGCGCGCCACCTCCGGCACCGCGGCCAGGGCCGCCGTCTCCGGCAGGGCGAGGACGACGAGGTCGGCGTGGCCCACCTCGGCGCCGACCCGGAAGCCGGGTGCGGTGATGTCGCCGCGTACGTACCGCGCGCCGGGGGCGTCGTGGGACGCGGCGGTGTCGATCACGGTCACCTCGGCGCCGGAGGCGAGCAGCCGCCCGGTGAGGAGGCGTCCGACCGCGCCGGCCCCGCCGACGACCGCCGCCCGCCTGATCACGACGTGCTCCGCGAGCGCTCCGGCGCCGCGTTGCGGTCGAGGGCCGTGCGCAGCACCGCCGTCACCATGGCCCGCGACTTGACGACGGTCTCCTCGAACTCCTCGGCGGGGTCGGACAGGGAGACGATCGCGCCGCCGACGCCGAAGTCGACCCGGTCCTCGGTGGCGACCAGCGTGCGGATCACGATGCTCAGGTCGGCGGCGCCGCTCAGGGCGAACCAGCCGAGCGCCCCCGAGTAGACGCCGCGCGGGCCCTCTTCGAGCCGGTCGATGATCTCCATCGTGCGCAGCTTGGGCGCCCCGGTCATCGATCCGCCGGGGAAGGCGGCGCGGACGCAGGAGACCGCCGACTCGCCGTGGCGCAGGGTGCCGCGGATGGTGGACACCAACTGGTGCACGGGCGCGTACGTCTCCACGTGGAACAGCCGTGGCACGTGCACCGACCCGACCTCGGACACCACGTTGAGGTCGTTGCGGATCAGGTCCACGATCATCAGGTTCTCGGCGCGGTCCTTCTCCCGCCCGAGCAGGTCCCGCCGCAGCGCCTCGTCCTCCTCGGGCGTGGCGCCACGCGGGCGGGTGCCCTTGATCGGCCGGGACTCGGCGACCCGGTCGGTGCCTATGGTCAGGAACCGCTCGGGGGAGGCGCTGAGCACCGCGATCCCGGGGTAGTCGAGCAGCGCGCCGTAGGGGACGGGGCTGATCCTGCGCAGTTCGGCGTACGTGGTCAGCGGGTCGATCGCGACGTCCATGGTGACCGTGTTGGTCAGGCACACCTCGTACGTCTCGCCCTGCCGGATCTCCTCCAGGCTCTCGGCGATCCGCGCGAGGTACGCCTCCTCGTCGTGCCGCGGGTGGGTCACGGGCACGGCCTCGGGCGCGGTCATGCCCCCGCACAGCGCGGCCGGCGCGTCCCCATCCCGTGTCGCGCCGCTCGCCGCGGGCAGGGCGCGCAGGCGCCGTTCCGTCTCGTCGAGCCAGCGCCCGGCCTCCGCGGTGTCGCCGTCGAGGGAGAGCGCGAGCAGGTGGCTGACGCCCTCGGCGTGGTCGACGGCGAGCATCCGGTCCGCGAAGAGCAGGGCGGCGTCGGGGGTCTCGGCCTTGTGCACGGCCTGCGCGCCGGCCTCGGCCTTCAGTTCGTAGCCGAGGTAGCCGACGTAGCCGAGGTTGAACTCGAAGGGCAGGCCCGGTGGTACGGGCACCCGGCGCAGGGCGAGCTGCTCGTCGAGGTACTCGAAGAAGTTCTGTTCGACGATCTCCTCCGTGCCGCCGGAGCGCACGGTGACGAAGCCGTCGGAGACCCGGTAGTCGACGTACTCGGCGAGCGGACCGCCGCCGTCGCCCAGGAAGGAGAAGCGGGACAGGCCGTCGATGACGGCACCGCTGTCCAGCCAGAACCCGTGCTCCCCGGCGGCGAACAGCTCCCGGTAGGCGGCCTCGGTGTCGGGTTCCACCGCCACGGTGCGCACGTGCACGGTGTAGGCGCGAGGCCGGCGGCCGTCCTTCGCCCCCGCGTGGGCCAGCGCCAGGTCACGGAAGTTGGCGAGGAGTTCGCGGCCGTACTCGCTGCTGATGGACTCCGGGTGGAACTGGACGCCCCACACCGGCAGCGAGGTGTGCCGCACGCCCATGACCACGCCGTCCTCGGTCCAGGCGATGGCCTCCAGTTCGTCGGGGAGCCGGGTCGCGGCCAGGGAGTGGTAGCGCACGACGTCGTAGGGGCTCGGCAGGTCCTTGAAGACGTCGACGCCGGTGTGGCGCACGGCGGAGACACGGCCGTGCATGGGCTGCGGGGCGAGCCCCACCTCGCCGCCGAACAGGTGCGCGATGCCCTGGTGGCCGAGGCACACGCCGAGCACCGGCAGACCGCTCTCCAGGACGGCGCGGGCGCTGATGCCGAAGTCCCGTTCCCGGCCCGGGTGTCCGGGGCCCGGCGAGACGACGATCGCGTCGTACGCGGTGAGGTCCAGTGTGTCCCAGTCGGCGCCGTTCCTGACGACGACCGGCGGCAGGCCGTTCACCTCGCCGAGAAGCTGGTAGAGGTTGTAGGTGAACGAGTCGTAGTTGTCTATGAGCAGTGTTCTCATGCCGGGCGCCCCGCGATCACGACGTCCTCGACGCGGCACGTCTCGGCGATGACCAGGTCGTAGAGGGCGCGCAGGAACTCCTGGCTGATGCCGTGCTCCGCGCCGTAGCGCGCGGCCCTCTCCTGCACGACGCCGATGCGCTGCGGCTGCATCATCGGCACGCCGTGCTCACGCTTGAAGTGGCCGATCTCGACGCACTTCTCGATGCGGGAACGCAGGGTTTCGAGGAATTGCCTGTCGATCGCGTCGAGTTCCGCGCGCAGGTCTTCGATGGTTGCTTCGGAATGTGAATTCTGTTGCATGAGAATGCCCTCCCCCATTGACGCAGTGAATTGTGCAGGTCCGCGGGGTGCGGTGGCCACCCGTTCGATAGCTCGGGTCCCCGCACTGCACACAGTGCGGGGATACATAACACCCGAACCGGGACATAGGCCCCATTCCGTCGTGGCGGGCACACCGGGAACCGGCCCTTGCCAAGATCTGCGGTCCGAACCCATAGTTTCTTTCGCCCGAGGCGGCGAAACGGCACCGGATGGGGGAGAAATGAATACGGTGAACCACACCGGGAGAACCGGAACCGAATCGGCCGGAAGCGCGGAATCCGCCGGCGTCGGCGATCTGACCGGACTGCTCGGCATCCAGGTGCGGACCCGGCCCGACGCCGTCGCGGTCGTCCACGGCGACGACACCCTGACGTTCCGCGAACTGGCCGAGGCGGCCCACTACCAGGCGCTCCACCTGCGCACTCTCGGGGTCGGCAAGGACACCTGCGTCGGCCTGTTCACCGGTGCGGGGCTACGGCAGGCGATCGGGGTCTGGGGTGTCCTGCGCTCGGGCGGCGCCTATCTGCCCCTGTCACCGGATTATCCGGACGACCGCGTACGCACCATGATCGAGGATTCCGGAATCACCGTCCTGCACACCGAGGAGAAACTGCTCGACCGGGCCCGGGAACTCGCGGGAAACGGGGTCCGCCTCGTCACGGAAAAGGATGCGGAGGAATTCCGGAAGAACCTCGACGAGAACACGCGGAACATTCCGCTTCCGCCACCGGATCCGGACGGCCTGGCCTATGTCATCTACACCTCGGGAAGCACCGGAAGCCCCAAGGGCGTGATGATCGAGCACCGCGCCGTCGTCCATCAGATGAGGTGGCTGAAGAGCGCGTTCGGCATCGGCCCCGGGAAAGTCGTCCTGCAGAAGACCCCCCTCAGTTTCGACGCGGCGCAATGGGAATTCCTGGCCCCCGCGTGCGGCGCCGGAACAGTACTGGCCCCGGCCGGCGCGCACCGCGACCCGGGCCGCGTCATCGACGAGATCGTGACGCACTCGGTGACCACGCTGCAATGCGTCCCGACTCTTCTCGCCGCCCTGCTCGACCACCCGGACGTGCGCCGCTGCACTTCTCTGCGGCAGATGTTCAGCGGCGGCGAGAGCCTGTCCCGGAAACTGGCCCTGCACTGCGCCCGGACCCTGCCGCACTGCACCCTGGTCAACCTCTACGGACCCACCGAATGCACCATCAACACCTGCGCGCACACCGTCGACCCCGCTGCCCTCTCCCTCCCGGACGGCCCGCGGTCGGTGCCCATCGGCCGCCCCGTACCGGGCCTGCGCCACCACGTCCTGGACGACCGGGGCCGCCCGGTCCCGCCTGGCGAGACCGGGGAACTGCACATCAGCGGCGTACAGTTGGCCCGCGGCTACCTGCACCGCCCGGACGCGACGGCGGAGCGCTTCGTCCCCTCGCCGCACCCCGCGCCGCACGACCGGCTCTACCGCACCGGCGACCTGGCCCACTGGAACACCGACGGCACCCTGCAGTTCACGGGCCGCGCCGACAACCAGGTCAAACTGCGCGGCCACCGCATCGAACTGGACGAGATACGCCTGGCGATCGAGGCACACACCTGGGTCAAGAACGCGGCCGTCCTGGTCCGCGACGACCCCCGCACCGGATTCCGGCACCTCGTCGCCTGCCTCGAACTCAGCCCGCGCGAGGCCGCGCTCATGGACCAGGGCACCTTCGGCGAGCACCACCTCTCGAAGGACTCCCGGCTCCAGGTCCGGGCACAACTGGCGGCGCCCGGCGTCCGCGACGACCTCGAAGGGGCCCGGTCCGTGGCCCTGCCCGGCGCCGAGGCCACACCCGCACAGCGCCGCCGTGCCTTCGCCCGCAAGACCTACCGCTTCTACGAGGGAGGGGCGCCCACCGAGCGGGACGTCCTCGCCGCGCTCTCCCGCGAGGTGCCACCGGCCCCGCCGCGCCCGCCCGGCCGGCTCACGCTCACCGAACTCGGCGCCATCCTACGGAACTTCGGCCCGCACACCAGCGCCGAACGCCTGCTGCCCAAGTACGCCTACGCGTCTCCCGGATCGCTGTACGCCACCCAGCTCCACGCCGAGGTCACGGGCGGCCTGCCCGGCCTCGCCCCCGGCCTGTACTACTACCACCCGCTGCGCCACCGGCTGGTCCTCGTCCGCCCGGACCGGGACACGGGCGCGGCACCCGGCGTCACCTTCCACCTCGTGGGCCGCCGGTCCGCCATCGAACCGGTCTACAAGACCAACGTCCAGGAGGTCCTGGAGATCGAGGCCGGTCACCTGCTCGGCCTCTTCGACGAGGTCCTGCCCGCGTACGGTCTGGGCCTGCGGACGCTGCCCCACGACCCGCGGGCCCGCGACCGGTGCGGCGGCGCCGGCGACGACCCCTTCCTCGGCTCCTACGCCCTGGTCCCCGCGGAACCCGGCGCCCGCCCCGAGTGGCGCGACCGCGTGGACGTCCACGTCCAGATCCACCCCGGCAGCGGGACGGGGCTGCGCCCTGGCCAGTACCGCCACCGCGCCGGGCGCCTGGAGCGGATCGCGGACGAGCTGGTGCTGAGACGGCACGTCATCGCCATCAACCAGCAGGTCTACCGGCGGGCGTCCCTCGGCGTCACCTTCACCGCCCACACCCCCGGGGACGAACCGGGCTACGTGAACCTCGGCCGGGCCCTCCAGCACCTCCAGCACAACACGGCGGGCCTCGGCTTCATGCCGGCCGGCTACAGCTCGCGCTCGGGCCGCGACCTGCCCGCCGCCCGTCGCATGACCGGCCTGCTCGAAGGTCTCGGCCTGCCCACCGGTCCCCTGTACTTCTGCGTCGGCGGCCGGGTGAGCGACGACCAGATCGCGCACGAGGGCATGGCCGAGGACACCGTCCACATGAAGGGCCCGGCCGAGCTGGTCAAGGAGGACCTGGCCGCCCGGCTGCCGGAGTTCATGGTCCCGAACCGGCTCCTGGTCCTGGAGCGGCTCCCGCACACCGCCAACGGCAAGCTGGACGTCCGGGCCCTCACCGCACTCGCGGACACCGCGGTGGCCCAGGACGCCCGGCCCGTCGTACCGCCCCGCACCCACACCGAGACCCGCCTGTGCGCGCTGTGGCAGGCGGCCCTGCACCGCGACACGGTCTCCGTCCGGGACGACTTCTTCGAGTGCGGCGGCAACTCCCTGGTCGCGGTGTCCCTGGTGCACCGGATCAACCGGGAGTTCGGCTGTTCCCTGCCGCTTCAGGTGCTGTTCACCGCACCCACGGTGGAGCGCCTGGCCGCACGCATCGCCGACACGGCCCCGCCGCCCCGGCTGGTGCCCCTCGCCCGGGGCCACCGGGCCGCGTCCCCGGGGCGGGGCGGCACCGGGGAGCGGCCCGTCCTGTGCTGGCCGGGCCTCGGCGGCTACGCCATGAACCTGCGGCCGCTCGCCTCCCGGCTGGCCGAGGCCCCGGGCTCCCGCCCCCTGTACGGGGTCCAGGCGTACGGCCTCAACCAGGGCGAGATCCCCCACGACGGCCTGGAGGAGATGGCCGCGGCCGACGTGCGCGCCCTGCGCCGGGTGCAGCCGGAGGGCCCGTACACGCTGTGGGGGTACTCCTTCGGCGCGCGGGTCGCCTTCGCCGCCGCCCGCCTGCTGGAGCGGGCGGGCGAGGAGGTGGACCGCCTGGTCCTCCTCGCGCCCGGGTCACCGAGGCTGCCGGGCCCGCCGTCCTGGACGGCCGCGGGGGCCGACTTCGGCGACCGGACGTTCCGCACGGTCCTCTACTCCGTCTTCGCCGGCCGCACCGACGGCCCCCTGCTCGACGCCTGTCTGCGCGAGGGCACCGACGAGGAGGGCTTCACGCGGTTCGTGCTGCGCCACTTCCCCGGCCTCGCCCCCGCCACCGTCCGCCGCGTCGTCCGCGTCGCCTGCCGCACGTACGGCTGGACGCCGGCGCCGGGGCCCGTCGCGGCCCCGGTCACCGTCCTGGCGGCCCGCGGCGACGAGGAGTCCTTCGTCGAACGCGACCCGGCCCTCGTGGCCGGCCCGGCCACCGTCGTCCGCCTGGACACCGACCACTACGGGCTCCTGCGGGACCCGGGGGTCGACGAACTCGCCCATGTCCTGCGCCACTCACTCGACTGACACCCCAGAAGGAGCAGCACCGTGCCCCACGTGACCGTCAAGCACTTCCCCGCCCCGCTCGACGACGAGCGCCGCGCCCGCCTCGCCGCCCGCATCACGGAGGCCCTCCGGGAGGCCTTCGGCGTCGACGACGGCAGCGTGTCGATCGCGCTGCTGCCCGTCGCGCCCGACCGGTGGGACGCCGAGGTCTACCGGCCGGAGATCGCGGACCGCCGCGACCACCTGCTGAAGGCGCCGACGTACTGAGCCGCGCCCGCAGGCCGCGGACCGGGCCTCACGCTTCCCCCGGCCCCGGGCACACCGGGACCGGAGGCACCGGCGTGACCGGGCGGGCCATCAGGCGGCGCGGGTCGGCGGCGCGGTCGATGGCCTGCTCGACGGCGGCCATGCGGTCGGCGAGCAGGGTCAGCGCGGCGACCGCCCGGGTCAGCCGGTCCTCGTCGGCGCCGCCGAGGGCCTGGCCGCGGACGTAGGCGGCCTTGACCTCGGCCCAGCGCGCGGCCCGCTCCGGGCTGAGGGCGTGCCGCAGTTCGGCCAGTTTGAGCAGGCCGGCCTCGGCTCCGCCGGTGAGGGTCTGGGCCTCGGCGGCGTAGTGGTCGTCGACGACGGCGGACAGTTCGGCGGCGTTCATGACCGGCCGGACACGCTGGGCGATCTTGTTCATGTTGCGGTACGAGCCCTGGAGGCCGAAGGGCGGCTCGGTGCGGCTGCCGTCGGTCCGGGCGGCGGAGGCGAGGTAGGCCGCGTTGACCGCGAGGACCGTCTCCCGGGCGGCGAGCAGGTGGCGCAGGACCGCGAGGATCTCCTCCAGTTCGGCCGGCGGGTACGGGTGGGTGAGCCGGTCGGACCGGGCCGCGGGGTCGCCGCCGGCCAGCCGGATCAGCAGTTCCAGGTCGGCGCGGTCGCGGCCGGCCAGCGGGGCGAGCACCGGGTTGGCGGTGAGCGCGTTCTCGACGAAGCTCAGCGCGAACGCCTCCTCCTTGCCGGTGAGGACGTCGCCGAGGTTCCACACGTCGGCCCGGTTGGCGAGCATGTCGGGGACCCGGAAGCGGGTGCCGGACTCGGTGTAGGGGTTGCCGGCCATGCACACCGCGAAGCGCTTGCCACGCAGGTCGTGGCTGTGCGGCTCACCGTCGCGGACGCCCTCGATCCGGCGGGTGGCGTCGCACAGCGGGATGAACTTCTGCAGCAGTTCGGGCGAGAGGTGCTGGATGTCGTCGAGGTACAGGAGCGTGTTGTTGCCCGCCTCCAGCGCGAAGTTGATCTTCTCGACCTCGCGGCGGGCCGTCGCGTTCGGGGCCTCCGCCGGGTCGAGCGAGGTCACGACGCGGCCGAGGGCGGGGCCGTCGATCTTCACGAGCAGCAGTCCGAGCCGGTCGGCGACGTACTCCATCAGTGTCGTCTTGCCGTACCCGGGCGGGGAGACGAGGAGCAGCAGGCCGCCGGTGCCGGCGCGGCGGGAGGTGCCGGTGGTGCCGAGCTGCTTGGCGAGGCTGTCGCCGATCAGCGGCAGGTAGACCTCGTCGATCAGGCGGCTGCGCACGAAGGCGGACATGACCCGCGGCCGGTGCTCGTCCAGGCGCAGCCGGGCGCGCTCGGCGGCCACCAGTTCGGTGCGGCGGCGCTGGTAGGCGCGGTGTCCGGGCACGTCGTGGGTGCAAAACCGCCGGGTGCGGGCCAGGAACTCGTCGATCCGGACGGTGAGGGCGCGGCCGGTCAGCCGCGGGTGGCTGCCGAGCAGTCCCTCGACGGTCGTGGTCAGCGGCGCCTCGCCGGGGTAGCGGGGCAGGTCCGGGCAGAGTTCGGCGGCGACCGCCTCGGCCAGGTCGCCGGGGTCGAGGTCGGTGCCGGCCGCGCCGGCGTAGGCGGTGAGCCACGCCTCGACGAGCTGGTGGCGGGCCGCCGGGTCGGGCAGCGCGGCCAGGTCCTCGTCGTAGGCGGGTGCGTCCACGGCCTCGCGGAAGGCGTCGAGCAGGGCGCCGGTGGCGGCGGCGAGCACGAACCCCTCGGGGCCGCCGGTGAGTTCCTCGAAGAGGTAGGAGGCGGCGGCGGTCGCGGCGGGGCCGCCGATGGCCTCGGCGAGTTCGGCGCGCAGGTCGTCGGCGCCCGGTGCCCGGCCGAAGGCGGCGCGGGCCCGTTCCAGCGAGCGTGCGCGCCGGGTCCATTCCTCGCGCCGGCCCGGGGTGGTGCCGTGGGCCCAGAAGAGCTGGGCGGCGGCGCGTGCGGCGGGCTCGTGGCGCAGCGGTCCGGCGGCGTCGTACAGGGCGAGCAGGGCGCGCAGGATCAGCACGGCGTCGTGGTCGTGGACGCCCCGTTCGTACCCCTCGTCGTACGCGGCCTGCGCGGTCCGGGCGACCAGGTCGGGCAGGTCGGCCGCGGCCAGGGCGCGCGGACCGTGTTCGTCCAGGAGCCGGGCGGCGAGGTGTTCGGCGCGGTAGACCTCGGGTGACTCGGAGGGCAGGGGCCGGTCCCAGTAGGGGCGGGTGGCGGCGAAGCCGGGGTCGGTGACCGGGCGGCGGTAGTCGGTGCCGCCGAGCGCGAAGGCGAGGCCGTCGCCGTCCGGGACCAGGCCCAGGTCGAGCGGCTGGGTGTTGACGGCGAAGCTGTGGTCCCCGAGCCGCAGGGCGCGGCCGTCGTCGGCGTACAGGTCGGCGCGGTCGCGCAGGGCGCGCAGCGCCTCCTGGCGGGCGGCCTCCAGGCGGCCGTCGATCTCCTCGGCGCGGACCGTGTCGCCCTCGGCGCGCAGGTCCCCGGCGATGCGGCGGACCTTGCCGGGCATCGGGTCGGAGGTGAAGTAGGCGGTGACGGCGTCCGCGTCGGGCAGGGCGGCGGCCCGGCGGGTCACGGTGGCGAGGACGCGGGCGGCGGAGTCGGCGAGGCGTTCGGCGCGGCGGGCCCGCGCGTCGGCGAGGGTCTGCTTGCGGGCGGAGAACGCCTCCTGCACCTCGTCGCGCTTGTCGGCGAGCCGGTCGAGGAAGTCGTCGAACTCGCCGAACCGCGACTCCAGGTTCTCCACCTGGACGAGGACGCGGGCCAGTTGTCCGTCGCACTCCTCGGGGCTGTCGGCCGCCGCGAGGGCGCCGGTCACGGACTGGCCGAGCAGCGCGAACTCGGCGGTGAAAGCGGCTCGTTCCTCGTGGTCGAGGAGTTCGCGGCGCCGGTTGTCGAGGGTGGCGCGGACCCGGTTGACCCCGCCGAGGACGGTGGCGATGCGCTCCAGTACGGCGGTGCGGACGGTGGCGTCGCCGAATTCCAGGCCGGCGACGACCTCGGTGACCGTGCGCAGCCGGTCGCCCAGTTCCTCCAGGCGGGCGGCGACGGGCTCGGCCTCGGCGACGGTGGTGACGGCCCCGGCGGCGTCGAGCAGTTCCCCGACGTCGGCGTGGTGTCCGGCGAACGCCTCGTCGCGGGCCAGGTGGGTGACGGCCCGGCGGCCGAAGGAGGCGAGGTCGGCCTCGGCGCCCTCGGCCAGTTCCTCCAGCCGCTCGGCGTCGAGGTGGCGCAGGTCCTTCAGGGTGAGCAACTGTCCCTGCGCCCGCCGCAGTTCGGTCAGTCCGTCGACCCAGGCGGCGGCGTCGCGGGGACTCTCGCCGCGCAGCCGGCGCACCACGGCGTCGAGGCGTTCGGCGGCCTCGTCCAGCCGCTCGGCGGCGTGCCGGGTCAGCTCCTGCACGGTGCGGAACTCGGCCAGCACCTGTTCGGCGGTGGCCCGTACCTCGGCCAACGGCTCGTGCAGGGAGCCGAGTTCCGCGTCGTCGAGCCAGTGGCAGGAGTCGGCGAGGCGCACGCAGGAGGCGGCCAGCTCCTCGTACACCTCGCTGGTGGGGGTGGTCTCGGTGACGGCGCGGGTGATGGAGAGGCAGTCGGAGATGCCGCGGACGAGGTCGGCGTTGCCGACGCGGGCGAGCGCTCCGCTTCCGGTGGGCAGGGCGGCGGCGTGGGTGTCGGAGAGGTAGGGTGACTCCCAGAGCTGGAGGGTGTGCACGCGGGCCGGTTCGTCACCGGAGCGGAGCACCGCCAGGGTGCCGTCGTCGAAGAGCGCCCAGGCCGTGCAGGAGAGCGGGGTGGCGATCTCCTTGCGGAGCATGTTGTACGGCAGCAGCAGGCTCCGGCCGCTCGCCGGCGCGTGGAAGGCGAAGAGCG
This genomic window contains:
- a CDS encoding DNA repair ATPase encodes the protein MTTGLDAGTYEVLRDRLAAQAAELARRAEALDARRVEEFGSLRLGLAGTERLHTAQPGVPRDTVAVADTLLLGHNTTPGRGAGTAVGDVFTLYDRELNPLPADTVPGLLDDPAFVHEFTALHRYYRQARLLRLRRVEDRLLAVFQTGEKTDDIRVLRWEVTDDGRAAFLDARGERDHVLPPAHDFPWTETTREDHVLGRHPHVSVGGGLFVTTVGGSLTVKRENDTETPDGIHSEPVAEPLQSLADADIAHARVGALILLRVRPYKEDADRYLVHNTLTGTVLRLDGIGQACRRLPEDQGIVFPGGYCLSAGPHKLFDSVDTDGLEFERAVRSPNGEDTLFAFHAPASGRSLLLPYNMLRKEIATPLSCTAWALFDDGTLAVLRSGDEPARVHTLQLWESPYLSDTHAAALPTGSGALARVGNADLVRGISDCLSITRAVTETTPTSEVYEELAASCVRLADSCHWLDDAELGSLHEPLAEVRATAEQVLAEFRTVQELTRHAAERLDEAAERLDAVVRRLRGESPRDAAAWVDGLTELRRAQGQLLTLKDLRHLDAERLEELAEGAEADLASFGRRAVTHLARDEAFAGHHADVGELLDAAGAVTTVAEAEPVAARLEELGDRLRTVTEVVAGLEFGDATVRTAVLERIATVLGGVNRVRATLDNRRRELLDHEERAAFTAEFALLGQSVTGALAAADSPEECDGQLARVLVQVENLESRFGEFDDFLDRLADKRDEVQEAFSARKQTLADARARRAERLADSAARVLATVTRRAAALPDADAVTAYFTSDPMPGKVRRIAGDLRAEGDTVRAEEIDGRLEAARQEALRALRDRADLYADDGRALRLGDHSFAVNTQPLDLGLVPDGDGLAFALGGTDYRRPVTDPGFAATRPYWDRPLPSESPEVYRAEHLAARLLDEHGPRALAAADLPDLVARTAQAAYDEGYERGVHDHDAVLILRALLALYDAAGPLRHEPAARAAAQLFWAHGTTPGRREEWTRRARSLERARAAFGRAPGADDLRAELAEAIGGPAATAAASYLFEELTGGPEGFVLAAATGALLDAFREAVDAPAYDEDLAALPDPAARHQLVEAWLTAYAGAAGTDLDPGDLAEAVAAELCPDLPRYPGEAPLTTTVEGLLGSHPRLTGRALTVRIDEFLARTRRFCTHDVPGHRAYQRRRTELVAAERARLRLDEHRPRVMSAFVRSRLIDEVYLPLIGDSLAKQLGTTGTSRRAGTGGLLLLVSPPGYGKTTLMEYVADRLGLLLVKIDGPALGRVVTSLDPAEAPNATARREVEKINFALEAGNNTLLYLDDIQHLSPELLQKFIPLCDATRRIEGVRDGEPHSHDLRGKRFAVCMAGNPYTESGTRFRVPDMLANRADVWNLGDVLTGKEEAFALSFVENALTANPVLAPLAGRDRADLELLIRLAGGDPAARSDRLTHPYPPAELEEILAVLRHLLAARETVLAVNAAYLASAARTDGSRTEPPFGLQGSYRNMNKIAQRVRPVMNAAELSAVVDDHYAAEAQTLTGGAEAGLLKLAELRHALSPERAARWAEVKAAYVRGQALGGADEDRLTRAVAALTLLADRMAAVEQAIDRAADPRRLMARPVTPVPPVPVCPGPGEA